One genomic segment of Impatiens glandulifera chromosome 6, dImpGla2.1, whole genome shotgun sequence includes these proteins:
- the LOC124943948 gene encoding stemmadenine O-acetyltransferase-like translates to MAAMKKIPTVEIISKEMIKPSLPTPSHLRTYQISSLDQFTVLNYIRVVFFYNRSLAEKNVFGETNNVMEVLKSSLSETLTHYYPLAGKFVEEDALINCDDSGAEFTTAVVVGGGDDGGFLGAIENPDMYFLEKFISRKNNDIFKSEDVILAVQITQFPAGEIAVGVCISHKISDTATLCSFMKLWSAAARILISGGESSFKELTVLGPVFDAPRLWPSIPGLTFPSFNFKDEKIIMKNFYFNSSSVSRLKAELSGGDIAPTRVTSMMALIWHAVMNSSSEPRTNHVLALPANIRKKMSPPLPDNTLGNIVKLVAVANSVGGVTLGVVLGLIMEAIGKVDEEYAKKKGVPIHEPFSKVFSSEFKLNMTVITSWCWFPFYEVDLGLGRPVWMTCLRRSAFSDILLIDGPDGGIDALIGLNAETMEKFEKNPNIISFCDHSITYG, encoded by the exons ATGGCAGCAATGAAGAAGATTCCTACAGTAGAGATCATCTCAAAGGAGATGATAAAGCCATCATTACCCACTCCCTCTCATCTCCGTACCTACCAAATCTCTTCCCTCGATCAATTTACCGTTCTCAACTACATTCGGGTCGTGTTCTTCTATAATCGTAGTCTCGCCGAAAAAAATGTTTTCGGCGAGACTAACAATGTTATGGAAGTCCTCAAAAGTTCACTATCCGAAACCTTGACCCATTACTACCCTCTTGCCGGAAAGTTCGTGGAGGAGGATGCCTTGATTAACTGCGACGACTCTGGCGCTGAATTTACCACTGCAGTTGTTGTTGGTGGCGGCGACGATGGTGGTTTTTTG GGTGCGATCGAGAATCCAGATAtgtattttttggaaaaatttatTAGCaggaaaaataatgatatatttaaatcagAGGACGTGATTCTAGCCgttcaaataacccaatttcCTGCCGGCGAAATCGCGGTGGGGGTTTGTATTTCTCACAAGATATCAGACACAGCCACATTATGCTCTTTCATGAAATTATGGTCGGCGGCAGCAAGAATCTTGATCTCCGGCGGCGAATCGAGTTTCAAAGAATTGACCGTTCTCGGACCTGTTTTCGATGCTCCAAGATTATGGCCTTCCATTCCCGGCTTAACCTTTCCATCATTCAACTTCaaagatgaaaaaataataatgaaaaacttTTATTTCAATTCTTCGAGTGTATCTCGACTAAAGGCAGAGCTGTCGGGAGGGGACATCGCTCCAACGAGAGTAACATCTATGATGGCTCTCATTTGGCACGCCGTAATGAATTCTTCATCCGAACCGAGGACGAATCACGTGCTTGCATTGCCAGCAAACATTCGTAAAAAAATGTCTCCACCTCTACCCGATAACACATTAGGGAACATAGTAAAATTAGTGGCGGTTGCGAATAGTGTGGGTGGTGTTACTCTTGGAGTGGTTTTGGGTCTGATAATGGAGGCGATTGGGAAAGTGGATGAGGAATATGCTAAGAAGAAAGGGGTGCCAATACATGAACCATTTTCGAAAGTATTTTCTTCTGAGTTTAAATTGAATATGACTGTAATAACAAGTTGGTGTTGGTTTCCTTTTTATGAGGTTGATTTGGGACTAGGCAGGCCGGTTTGGATGACTTGCTTAAGACGATCAGCTTTCTCagacattttattaattgatgGACCGGATGGAGGAATTGATGCATTGATTGGGCTAAATGCGGAGACAATGGAGAAGTTTGAGAAGAACCCCAATATCATTTCCTTTTGTGATCATTCCATTACATATGGatga
- the LOC124943947 gene encoding salutaridinol 7-O-acetyltransferase-like — protein sequence MAAKKKKIPIVEIISKEMIKPSIPTPSHLRAHQISSFDQLADFCYIRVVFFYNRPFAGEDAVSGESNDIIQVLKSSLSETLTHYYPLAGKFVEKDDLVIDCDDSGAEFTTAVIVGGDDGEFLGAIENPDMDFLEKLVSKEHNITKTDDVILAVQITRFPAGEVTVGICISHKISDAATLSSFLKLWSTAAKILISGDSSFKELIPLGPVFDAPRIWPSIPGLTRPSFNINEEKIIVKKFVFNSSSLARLKSELSRGDIVPTRVTSMLALIWHTIMNSSSGPPTPTNHVLAFPSNIRKIMSPPLPDTTLGNIIKLVMVGNCVDGVALEVVLSLIKEAIGKMDEEYAKKKGVPFHEPFCKVFSSEFKLNMTLITSWCWFPFYEVEMGLGRPIWMTCLRPPNLSDILLLDGPDGGIEALIGLNVETMDKFEKNPNIISFCDHSITYG from the exons ATGGCAgcaaagaaaaagaagattcCTATAGTAGAGATCATCTCAAAGGAGATGATAAAGCCATCAATACCCACTCCCTCTCATCTCCGCGCACACCAAATCTCTTCCTTCGATCAATTGGCCGATTTCTGTTACATCCGGGTAGTTTTCTTCTACAATCGTCCTTTCGCCGGAGAAGATGCTGTTTCCGGcgagtctaatgacattattcAAGTTCTCAAAAGTTCACTATCCGAAACCTTGACCCATTACTATCCTCTTGCCGGAAAGTTCGTGGAGAAGGATGACTTGGTGATTGACTGCGACGACTCCGGCGCTGAGTTTACCACCGCCGTTATCGTCGGCGGCGACGATGGTGAATTTTTG ggTGCAATCGAGAACCCAGATATGGATTTTCTCGAAAAACTAGTTAGCAAGGAACATAATATAACCAAAACGGATGATGTGATTCTAGCAGTTCAAATAACCCGATTTCCTGCCGGAGAAGTCACCGTCGGAATTTGTATTTCTCACAAGATATCAGACGCAGCCACATTAAGCTCCTTCCTTAAATTATGGTCGACGGCAGCAAAAATCTTAATCTCCGGCGACTCGAGTTTTAAAGAACTTATTCCTCTAGGACCTGTTTTCGACGCTCCGAGAATATGGCCTTCCATTCCCGGATTAACCCGTCCatctttcaacatcaatgaagagaaaataatagTGAAAAAGTTTGTTTTCAATTCTTCGAGTTTAGCAAGACTGAAATCGGAGTTGTCGAGAGGGGACATCGTTCCAACGAGAGTAACATCTATGTTGGCGCTCATTTGGCACACCATAATGAATTCTTCATCTGGACCACCGACGCCGACGAACCATGTGCTTGCATTTCCATCAAACATTCGCAAAATAATGTCTCCGCCTCTCCCCGATACGACATTAGGGAATATAATAAAACTTGTGATGGTGGGGAATTGTGTGGATGGTGTTGCTCTTGAAGTGGTTTTGAGTCTGATAAAGGAGGCCATTGGGAAAATGGATGAGGAATATGCTAAGAAGAAAGGGGTGCCATTTCATGAACCATTTTGTAAAGTGTTTTCTTCTGAGTTTAAATTGAATATGACTCTAATAACAAGTTGGTGTTGGTTTCCTTTTTATGAGGTTGAGATGGGACTAGGCAGACCCATTTGGATGACTTGCTTAAGACCACCTAATTTATCAGACATTTTATTACTTGATGGACCGGATGGAGGAATTGAGGCATTGATTGGGCTAAATGTGGAGACAATGGACAAGTTTGAGAAGAACCccaatatcatttcattttgtGATCACTCCATTACTTATGGATGA